In one window of Niallia sp. Man26 DNA:
- a CDS encoding DUF3885 domain-containing protein gives MLLNNYMNTNFPALELRPPLFYSWDIGIRFELGVNWEREYDYPDNPYILGCYHRAISLFEALHSPEEDIYVVMDISDFHKGRNIRRNLGNFSSYVEKSLLYRLSHEIKAYVFPEDDEAGIYKTHRFTLKCKAADLNYIPLLKAICNQDLALKPSIYHRVYFINIDRKTIFHVYDDRGCDLLAESPENIRSIYKTFNDWILDYDRNLIDKVFK, from the coding sequence ATGCTATTAAATAATTATATGAATACAAACTTCCCGGCTTTAGAACTGAGACCGCCCTTGTTTTATAGCTGGGATATCGGCATTCGTTTTGAACTTGGGGTTAATTGGGAAAGGGAATATGACTATCCAGATAACCCGTATATACTTGGGTGCTATCATAGGGCGATTTCCTTGTTTGAAGCATTACATTCCCCTGAGGAAGATATTTATGTAGTGATGGATATAAGTGATTTTCATAAGGGGAGAAATATTAGACGAAATCTAGGGAACTTTTCGTCCTATGTTGAAAAATCCTTATTGTACAGGCTGAGCCATGAAATCAAAGCTTATGTTTTTCCTGAAGATGACGAAGCAGGAATATACAAAACACATAGATTTACTCTAAAATGTAAAGCAGCAGATCTCAACTATATTCCGCTGTTAAAAGCAATTTGTAATCAAGATTTGGCACTAAAACCAAGTATTTATCATAGAGTCTATTTTATTAATATTGATAGAAAAACAATCTTTCATGTTTACGATGATAGAGGCTGTGATTTATTAGCTGAATCACCAGAGAATATAAGAAGTATTTATAAAACTTTTAATGATTGGATATTAGATTACGATCGGAATTTGATTGACAAGGTTTTTAAATAA